In the Kribbella sp. NBC_00482 genome, one interval contains:
- a CDS encoding MarR family winged helix-turn-helix transcriptional regulator, with protein sequence MGLPDDAAEARAQGWRTLAALHARIEDELERALQKQHGLSVSEYSVLDVLARQDDYHLRMNQLSSAVVLSQSATTRLVNRLEDRKLLQRYLCPTDRRGIYTEVTEAGRELLDQAQPTHDAVLTSALERAAELPELSPLVTALGKLPLTV encoded by the coding sequence GTGGGACTGCCGGATGACGCCGCGGAGGCGCGGGCGCAGGGGTGGCGAACCCTGGCGGCGCTGCATGCCCGGATCGAGGACGAGCTGGAGCGCGCGCTGCAGAAGCAGCACGGGCTGTCGGTGAGTGAGTACAGCGTGCTGGACGTGCTGGCGCGGCAGGACGACTACCACCTGCGGATGAACCAGCTGTCGAGCGCGGTGGTGCTCAGCCAATCCGCCACTACCCGCCTGGTCAACCGGCTGGAGGACCGCAAGCTGCTGCAGCGGTACCTGTGCCCGACGGACCGGCGTGGCATCTACACCGAGGTCACCGAGGCCGGCCGCGAGCTGCTCGACCAGGCACAGCCGACCCATGACGCCGTACTGACGTCTGCGTTGGAGCGTGCCGCCGAGCTACCTGAGCTGTCCCCGCTGGTCACCGCGCTGGGGAAGCTCCCGCTGACGGTGTGA
- a CDS encoding DUF3099 domain-containing protein → MARRYDNRKLYYWLMGSCLALIGLAWFVVRLFSIPAAVGMSAVAAVLPPIAVIVANWGHDKR, encoded by the coding sequence ATGGCCCGCCGCTACGACAATCGCAAGCTCTACTACTGGCTGATGGGCAGCTGCCTGGCCCTCATCGGCCTGGCGTGGTTCGTCGTGCGCCTGTTCTCGATCCCTGCAGCCGTCGGGATGAGCGCAGTCGCCGCCGTACTACCTCCGATCGCCGTCATCGTCGCCAACTGGGGCCACGACAAGCGCTGA
- a CDS encoding aldo/keto reductase, with protein MMIPTVKLNNDVEMPQLGYGVFQVPNDETAAAVTHALEAGYRSIDTAAAYQNEAGVGQALAASGIDRSDLFITTKLWNADQGYDSTLKAFDQSLSLLGLEYLDLYLIHWPTPARDLYVDSWRALESLYADGRVRAIGVSNFQPEHLDRLAQSARITPAVNQVELHPYLRQDEVRTYGADFGIRTEAWSPLAKGGTLLDEPEVAKLATLYDRTPAQIVLRWHLQLGTIVIPKSVTPSRIRENLNVFDFTLTEDDLTTISTLHRHERTGPDPDTFNVA; from the coding sequence CTGATGATCCCCACCGTGAAGCTCAACAACGACGTCGAGATGCCTCAGCTCGGGTACGGCGTCTTCCAGGTCCCGAACGACGAAACGGCTGCTGCCGTGACGCATGCGCTCGAGGCCGGCTACCGCAGTATCGACACTGCAGCGGCGTACCAGAACGAGGCAGGTGTCGGGCAGGCGCTCGCTGCTTCCGGAATCGACCGGAGCGACCTGTTCATCACCACCAAGCTGTGGAACGCGGACCAGGGCTACGACTCCACCCTGAAGGCGTTCGACCAGAGCCTGTCCTTGCTGGGCCTGGAGTACCTGGACCTGTACCTCATCCACTGGCCGACCCCAGCACGCGACCTGTACGTCGACAGCTGGCGTGCTCTGGAGAGCCTGTACGCCGACGGTCGCGTCCGCGCGATCGGTGTGTCCAACTTCCAGCCGGAGCACCTGGACCGTCTCGCGCAGTCCGCCCGCATCACTCCGGCCGTCAACCAGGTCGAGCTGCATCCCTACCTGCGGCAGGACGAGGTGCGCACGTACGGCGCTGACTTCGGCATCCGCACCGAGGCCTGGAGCCCGCTGGCGAAGGGCGGCACGCTGCTCGACGAGCCCGAGGTCGCCAAGCTGGCAACGCTTTACGACCGCACGCCGGCCCAGATCGTGCTCCGCTGGCACCTGCAGCTCGGCACCATCGTCATCCCGAAGTCCGTCACCCCGTCCCGCATCCGCGAGAACCTGAACGTCTTCGACTTCACCCTCACCGAAGACGACCTCACCA
- a CDS encoding MFS transporter, translated as MPASPPNPRAKRGVALLALAIGAFGIGTTEFVIMGLLPEVATDFGVSIPSAGLLISGYALGVVVGAPLLTAIGSKVSRKTVLIALMGVFIAGNLVSALAPSYGVLMTGRIVAALSHGAFFGVGSVVAASLVPKAKQASAIALMFTGLTVANVLGVPGGTALGQQFGWQSTFWAVTALGVIGLLGIVFLVPRQDTAEGPGLRSELAVFKNLQVWLALAMTALGFAGVFASFTYIAPMMTEVAGFSAGAVTWLLVLFGGGLVVGNLLGGRAADRSLMPSLYLILALLAAVLVVFVFTAHAKLPSTVTIALFGAAGFATVAPLQKRVMDKAKGAPALASAANIAAFNLGNAAGAYLGGLTIERGLGYTAPNWVGAALAVAGLLVALVSGLLDRRHTSQVPALVLEGSH; from the coding sequence ATGCCAGCGAGCCCACCCAACCCCCGAGCGAAGCGAGGGGTTGCTCTTCTGGCTCTTGCGATCGGTGCGTTCGGGATCGGGACCACCGAATTCGTCATCATGGGGCTGCTGCCCGAGGTCGCCACCGACTTCGGCGTCAGCATCCCGTCCGCCGGACTGCTCATCTCCGGCTACGCGCTGGGGGTCGTGGTCGGCGCCCCGCTGCTCACCGCGATCGGCTCCAAGGTCTCCCGCAAGACCGTGCTGATCGCGCTGATGGGCGTCTTCATCGCCGGCAACCTGGTCTCCGCGCTCGCTCCGTCGTACGGCGTTCTGATGACCGGGCGGATCGTGGCGGCGCTGTCCCACGGCGCGTTCTTCGGCGTCGGGTCTGTGGTCGCGGCGTCGCTGGTCCCGAAGGCGAAGCAGGCGAGTGCGATCGCGTTGATGTTCACCGGGCTGACGGTCGCCAACGTGCTCGGCGTACCGGGTGGGACCGCGCTCGGTCAGCAGTTCGGCTGGCAGTCGACGTTCTGGGCGGTGACTGCGCTCGGTGTGATCGGGTTGCTCGGCATCGTGTTCCTGGTGCCGCGGCAGGACACTGCGGAAGGTCCTGGTCTGCGCAGCGAGCTGGCTGTGTTCAAGAACCTGCAGGTGTGGCTGGCGCTGGCAATGACCGCGCTGGGCTTCGCTGGGGTGTTTGCGTCGTTCACCTACATCGCACCGATGATGACCGAGGTTGCAGGATTCTCCGCCGGTGCGGTGACCTGGCTGCTGGTGCTGTTCGGCGGTGGGCTCGTCGTGGGCAACCTGCTGGGCGGTAGAGCAGCGGACCGCTCGCTCATGCCGAGTCTTTACCTGATCCTGGCGCTACTGGCCGCCGTACTGGTCGTCTTCGTGTTCACTGCGCACGCCAAGCTCCCGTCTACTGTGACTATCGCGCTCTTCGGTGCCGCTGGGTTCGCCACTGTCGCTCCGCTGCAGAAGCGAGTGATGGACAAGGCGAAGGGCGCTCCGGCGCTGGCGTCCGCGGCCAACATCGCCGCGTTCAACCTCGGTAACGCTGCCGGCGCGTACCTCGGTGGACTCACCATCGAGCGCGGTCTCGGCTACACCGCACCCAACTGGGTCGGCGCTGCACTGGCGGTTGCCGGCCTGCTCGTCGCACTCGTCTCCGGCCTGCTGGACCGCCGTCACACCAGCCAGGTCCCCGCACTCGTCCTTGAAGGAAGCCACTGA